Below is a genomic region from Triticum dicoccoides isolate Atlit2015 ecotype Zavitan chromosome 5A, WEW_v2.0, whole genome shotgun sequence.
GCCTTAAAAATCACTCCTTGGGCTGGTGCCCATCCATTGCGCAGCGACTTGAACATCACCGTATGACTGAAGGGTCGTAGAGTATGAACCCTAAAGATCGCTAGTCACCGTGTTTCTTTGATCAGTCCTTCGATCTCCTCAGAGAGATCCAGATCCTCCTCTTCCTACCCATGGAGGTTGAGTCCGACGAACCGGTCCTCCAGATTGCATCCATCATTACGGGAACCCCCCGCTCCGCCGCTGCCAGATGCATCCTCCGTCGAGGGCATGTTAGCCGCCGTTCCAGCCATGCACCGCCTCTGCTAGGATGTTTTGGTGTGTATGATCACGCGTCAATCGGCCCGGGGGTCAATCCAACGTGAGAAATTGGGTAAAACTTGATGTAGATCGGGAACCCTAGCATGCCGCCAGGGGAGGTCGGGAACCCTAGCATGCCGCTAGGGGAATCTTACTTTTTCTTTGGTCAAAGATTATTAATTTTTTGCTTAGTAGAAGTGTTAGTGTTTTTATTTTGTAATTAGTGAAGTCACAAGAAACAAGGCATATCATATTCTCCCGTTGAAAATGTTTTTTCTCTATATTTTTCTAGAacatttgcttatttatgttttgttgactcccttctagtgggagcgtTGGCCACTCAAAAGCAAAAGGATACCATTTTCGAGGTTGGGAATATGGACCTGGGCAAGTTCTTTGTTAGTATGGAAGTGTCTGAGCGGGCCATCAATTTTAAATGGAAAAAGGTCATGTTTATGGCCCTACTGATTCTTAAGTCTATTTCTCGAACAACTCCATAGAAAAATCTCAAGCGCCCAGTTACCTGTGGTGGTGAGAAAGGATTTCGACCTCTTCTGTCACCTAAGGGACAAGAATAACAACCTCATCCCTGAATGCAGCATCTCAATGATTGCACTTTTTTGTCCAAAAGAACCACCCGCCGAGTCGAATTGACGAAAAAGACCACCTCTGAAAAGAATTGACAGAAGAGATCGGCTGGGCTGTGGAGGTAGGTGAGCCAGCTAACACGTGGCACCTGCCACCTCGCTCGGAGGCGGCAGCGCCTGCGGCCACGGTGTCAAGCAACAAGCTatggcaaatttgacaattttgaccttGGGACGAATCAAATCACAGAATAAACTGCCCGTAAAACTATTTCACGCGGCCGACCTTTTTGTGTGGCGCCCGACACGCGGGCGTCACTTCCTACAGTACAGCGCCTAGATCTAGGGCATTGCACCTCTGTCCACCGTGACAGCCCCTGAgcccgcacccagcagtgcagCGCCTTAGAGCTAGGCaccacacatgtaatgtgcagcgcctagcccttAGGCACTGCACTCTGACTTAGATCTAGCCGCAGCGGCCCTCTCCTCCCCCACCCACCCCATTGCACCAGTGACAGAAACAGAAGAAGCCGCGGCGacggccctctcctctccccctctcaatcccctctCCCAAACCCTTCAGATATGACGATTTGGTCCGTGGATTCCTtcaccaatccatcctagaaggtactctcctccgatccccttctttctatccatGTGATGTATGCTATTTTGAAGATTTTGGGGAACCCTTGTTTGATTAGATTAGATTAGAATGTTGCATGTATTAGAATCTTGCATGTATTAGATACCTAATTTTGCAACCCTAGTTTAGTTGATTTTATTGAGAAGATATGGTTTGGATACATAAGTTGACATGTTATTTCTATGGAAAAGATATTTGTATTGAATCTTGCATGAAGTAGGCCTAGTTTAGTTTATTTGTGTTGAAATTATATTCGTATTGACAAGAATGCTTTGGATACATATGCTTTGAATTTTGCATATAGTAGGCGTACTTTAGTTTGTTTGTAATCAAAAGATAATCGTGTTGACAAGATAGCTTTGTTTGAAATtgttaggatggtttggcttctcgatgaTCACTGGGACCATCAACACCGGTCGTACGCTATGTCGGTGGAGCGGCGGGTAATAATGAAAGTGGCTGGTCTTATGAATTTCGTGTTTATTTCAAACACAAATGCCCCATATGTAATTTTATGATTTGTTTGTTTGTAGGAGCTTGCACCTCTGAAGCTTCGGTCTCACGGGATCAACCTTGGGGGGAAGCGCTATGATGAGTGATACACACCATATGTAAGGGAGATAGGACTTCTCCCTTTCATTCAGTTGGTCAGTCGGTCGAAGCCACCCCACAATGCTGCAGCAATCACCATGCTTATTGATTGTTGGAGGCCGGAGACacacagtttccatcttcggaccggggagatgaccgtgacgctctaGAATATTGCTATGATCGCTGGTCTTCCTATCAAGGGGAATCCTCTGTGTATGAACACCGATTCTGATAGGTGGTGCGCGCAGATGCATGCCCTTATTGGTATGGTTCCTCTGGAGCCTCGGGAACCAGAAGcagaagacaagaagaaggaaagagtcACAGCCGGTGCTCCTTTCATGTGGATTGCATGGAACTTTGGTACTTGCCCTGAGGAAGCTAATGAGGATGAGGTCAAGACATatgctcgtgtctacatgtggtaCGTTATATCCAGGATTATGTTTGCTGATGGCACAGgcaagaatgctccatggatgtggctgaaggcgttgaccgtcttcgatagtgAATGGAGTTGGGGTTCGGCAACACTGGCTTAGTTGTATAGACATGTATAAAGTTTTTTTCACTTCATTGCTACATTATCAATGCGATATTCCTATTAAttcaaccatgttctcttttatgtgCAGTTGGACGACGCCTGTTGTAGGCCATCTGGAGGTATTGGTGGTTGTATGCTCGCACTTTCCATATGGAGCTGGAAGCGTTTGCCGGTTGGGCGACCGAAGACCGTAAAGTATGAGGATTGGGACGACAAAGACAACCCACTACGGCtccccacttgggcttacaagtgggatgtgttAAATGAGACGACGGATGATCCCTCGGTCATGTACAAGTTGTACAAGAGCGAGCTGGACACGATCACGGCTGAGCAGGTGCCTCGACATTTCATAAGTGATTCTCATGCTTCTATCATAACTCGAAATCAATTTTTCATTCTATGATATTTTGCAGGTGAAATGGGAGTCGTATGGAAGAGGGTATAGTTTTGGCAACCCTATAGAgttcatgttgaatccaatgtgcacTAGGGATAGGGATCTTTGGCATATGCGGTGCCCACTCATATGCAACTGGACAGTTGAGCTTCACCTTCCACATCGGGTGTACCACCAGTGGGAGGACACGGACAAGTTGCTACACGCGTAAGATATAATTAACCTTGAGCACTTAGCAGCTTCTCAACGGTTTCGATGGTGCTAATATTCTATTTCTAACTTGCAAGTTGGATAGGAGAAGGCAGCGGAAGGTCAAGGATTGGGCCAAGCATCACACGAAGCAGTCAGCACCAACTCATTAAGGCCACATGTCCTATAGAAGTTGgaacaaaagtgcctcatgcaccatcgatagTGCAACGGAGCATGCCCGGGAATGTCAATCTCCACCGCGTTAAGAATTCATTGATGCCGATctgatatgacacaaatttccctctGAGCAGGTAACACATTCGTCCTCAAAAGACGCaaaaaccactcccagttgtcattgttctccacctcaaccaaagaAAATGTCaatggcaacacccggttattggcatcacttgctatcgcaaccaacaaggtgcccttgtattgtccAGTCAAGAagtgccatcaatggcgatgaccggcctacagtgttcgaaagccctcacgcattgctcgaacgcccaaaaagcacggccaaatactcggactTCCCTTCCTTCATGAACCATTGTTTTTTCCCCATGAGGCTCGACCACATGAACCATGCCCGGGCTTGTGGCGGCCatggctaacaacaacctagggattcGGTTGAATGCTTCCTCCCAAGTACCATACAACATTTTAAATCCGGCTTGCTTCGtcttccatgccttgccgtacttcaccttgtaaagaaagatggctttcacaaggttaatgacatgttggacgctcattgttggaagtgtggatattgagtTGGAGAGCCTGTAAGCGATGAACTCAGACGTGAGTTGTTTGTGGTCTTGGgacacaatcttgccatccacccttttgcctcggcacatgtgagttggcacacaactcactacgtgccaagtgggacctcctttccatggtcttgcacgcacaatccatggacatatttcatcttcacatgcacatgcaaccGTGTAGGGCACATTGACATCCGAGTTCACCACCTTgtgtggacgataatgcgtaaccgagtagttgtcgaaccacatcttcaattccaagaaggtaTCGAACTTAGACCCTTTAGCAATCCCGTTCTTGCCGTCATCCAAATCACGGTGAGATCTTGGTCTAACCCCAAGAGATATACCTTGGCCACCATCTAccacggcttcatccgcgagactaacatCCTTGAACAATGTAGTGCGATGATCACGACCGAATACCTTCTCAAAAGCTTCGGCCTCCTTCaccgtgaacccctcctcatcaacttgttCATCGGGACCTTCGTCATCCGAATCTGATGCATAGCCACGGGAATAAGGGATGGAATGGTCCATTGTCTTTTGCAAATGATAtttgtcgagatcacccacattgttgtcatggagatcaacttcattgtcatcgtccgcatactcatcattctcctcttgcaaagcttcattttggttgtttggaaacatgctcaatgttggcctcacttcttgggtcaaaagaggttcaacaatttcatctcgcttcaagggtggggggctactagcaaccaaaggggaggggttccggttcaagtccaaatgcaaacttgaatcaaccttctttgttgcaaataactcaagagccttgtctagtgattcggctaccgtctccttgtatgcaacccaacgttgctccgagttgacacacattgtcttccaacggatgtgcattccaaaaccaacactttgccttccctccaactcaatgatatcactagggtccatccaattcaactctttcctcacttgttccaagagctccgcatagctatgactactatcaaacaccatgtcaaactcatccgggtccggttcaatattgcctttcaagaaggcgtctttgtccccatgatgaacaaagacacatgttcttcccatccctataAGCATTCAAACAACACAACGTAACATTGCTTCCATGAGTTATAATCCAATGATTAACACGGAATACAAACCCTAAAATACATATGAAAcaacaaccctaaccctagcaccaacATAAGAACACCCATAAGAATAACTCTAACATACTAACAAGCCTAATCATAGAAAATTGGCAAACAAACACCTCACATCTCCATGCAAATCTCTAGATCCATACaagactagggtttccccaaactagcaacaaATGAGCAATTTGTTAACATTACTTGGATCAAAACAAGGGGATCGGACaagattaccttgagggagggttTGAGTACAAAATTCACGGACAAAATCTTCAAATTTGCAAGATTTGggagaggatttgagagggggagagagaggaagaggggGCAAATCTCGAGTCGGATGCTATGGGGGTAGGGGTGTGTGTGGTGGGGAGAGTGGGGGCAGCCAACTAGTAACAGACAATGCAGTGCCCAAGGGCTAGGCGCTGCATATTATATGTGTGACGCCTAGCTCTGAGGCGCTAGACTGCTGGGTGCGGGTCCAGAGTCTGCCACGATGGACAGAGGTGCAACGCCCCAGAGCTAGGCCCTAAACTGTAGGGTATGGCGCCTGCATGTCAGGCGccacacaaaaaggtcagccgcgtAAAATAATTTTACAGACAGTTTATTTTATAATTTGATTTTGTTCAtatgtcaaaattttcaaatttgctGCAAGCTACGCATTACCGGATTCGTCGGCCGCGCCCAAGCCGCGACGCACGCCCTCAAGCGGCAGCCTCTGTTCCTGCTACGGTGTGCCGGCCCGTGAACTGGACGAGGACAGGAGAATGGATGGAGACCAGCGTCATGCAAACGAGTGCCTGTCCCTGCATgtgatttatgcatgcatgcatgcatataacTAGCCTTTCATGTGGTTAACTTCCTCCATTTTcaatttggccaatttggccggccTCGAGTGAAGTCTGATTTAAACCTTAAGTTTGTAGAGCTCGTTCAAAATGAATCCTCATCTTTAAATGCGCCTATTGCCTCACCGCCTGCTTCTCCTGGCATGTGACCGGTTGGTCACAAACTTGCAAAATACCATGCTCGGGTGAGCAAACTTGGCACGATGTGGTGAAAAAAATCGCTGGCCAATCATAATGCGCCGTTTGGCACCTATGTGGCATGCCAGTTGTTAGGACGAAACGGTCAATACTGCACATTTCACGAACGCCGTTCGCAGTGTTTTCATCGAACCCCGCTGATCATCGTGCGTGAAGCCAAAATTTATGGATTGAACTCAAGTTAATGTGAAACTTTGAATCTAAATGTATGTGCTAGTTGTGTTGATTCCTGACAAAACTTTGAACCCTCCTAACATGCCAAAACGGGTAGGTTAGCCGAGGATGAGAACATAGGATATAAGAGTTAATgaacttattattattatttaaaaaaaaagatgACCCTCGACCTCTGCATGATGGTGAAGCATGcaatcattttattaattattcatcaaGATCTTACAAATTAATACATCAATATGGCGGTGCGGCAGGGCAGGCGGCTACACGTATGAGGTGGTCGTCCAGTATAGGGCTTAggttttttctagtattttttttgttaAACGGTGGAATTATCTACCTTTTTATGTAAATTATAACCAGACTTGAATGAATTCCGACATGTTTGCATAAATTTTGTCTGGTTGGTTCCAATTGTTGTTAAATGTATGCTGGTAGTGTTGGATGGCAGCTTTCGGTATCGGTGTTCGCTGACTGGTCCTCTGTCCGTAGACGGATGCCGGAGAAAATTTGCGGGTCAGCGTTGGAAATGTCCTTAGACCTATCCATGAAAGGAAATGAAGAACCTTGATCAGCATTTCTTCCATAATTTCATTCAAGCCTTGTAGTTTTAGTAGGTTAGTAGTGAGTCCTCAAGTTTTTGTTTCTAATCTAAACACCGCCAAAAAAAATCCTCAAGTTTCTAATAAGGTTGGGGGGCACGCCCTCTGCTGGCCTGGTCGTAGCTATGCAGAGTGACATGGAAAAGAAATAATTGCATTTCAGTGTCCTGTGACCGAACTTTGAGTAAGGTGCCTCCCTTGGTATTTCTGAAGCCTCACATTCCTAATCATCACTAGGAGTTTTGTGTTTACACAACTTCAAACCATACAATGCAATGAAACTACGTATATATGTTGGTAGAGGAGAGAGTAGATTGGTGTTGGAGTCTAGAGCTAGCTACTGCCTATTGCCGCATTAATGCTCCTATATCTCCTACaatagcatggttaatagtatagccaacaaccAGTTACCACATCATTTACAGCCAACCTAATAGTCAGCATGTATAGTTGCTTATTAATCAAAAGTACTACTTTATTAATATATGGTCCACTTTACACTCTCATAATATTTCTTGGAGTATGTATGTGCAGCTGGATGTTAAAGCATAGTCTGCTTATCTTCTTTCTCCCTTCTCTCATTCAACTCAGTGAAAATATAATACTTTAATTCTTACAACTTGCTTACATCACCTTATTGTACTCTGTCTCACTTCAGTAGTTGCGACGTGTGGTGGGCAGAGTAGTAGTGTGATAAAAGAAGAAACAATAGTACTATAGAAATTGGTGAATGGCGTGTGAAAGTCCTAACCGGAGCTTGAGCTCAAATGCTCttggcatgaacagtaaaatcaaagaaaattttataaaattcaaaaaaatctgaattttattTGTAGAAACATCAAGAAATTTTTCCATTGCTTGTTTTCATCATCATATCACATTTTTGGAAGTTGTGGAAAAAAGATAAAATCAGCGCTCCAAAATGCTTTCGAAAGTAGCACCTTTGGAGCATCAATTTTGTCTTTTTTACCACGGCTTCCTTGAAAGTGATTCCAAGATGAAAATTTGCAAGCAGACAAAACATTTCTTAATGTTTGCCACAAAAAAGGtaaaaaaaattgaacattttCATTTTTTCGATTTTAGTATTCATTCGGGCTCATTTGAGACCAAACTAAGGAATCCCATTTCCCATGGAGTGTATATTTATTTCCGACATTACAAAACATATGCATACTGCTAATGATGTGATGTGCCACCTCATATCATGCAATTTTTCTTCGGTGAACAAAGCCAATAACGTAAAATTGCCCAGGGCTACAGCCCCGGCATGAAAGGGTTCTCGCTGCTGAACGCTGAGGAAGCCCAAGGTTGTCGCCTCAGAACAAAGAGATCATCATCTGCACTTTGAGTAGGGCATGTGAGAAGGCGGCGCCTTAAGTCTCATGAGCCGGCTCATAACCCATGCCTTACTCTACCTTGCCGGCGACCAGACTAACACTCCGGGGAGCGCAGCCAACTGCCGGACAAGCTCCGCTTAAAGATCATTGTACGTTGCATGTAATCAATGGCGTAGCCAACACAACGCCACGCCCAGGGCCAGCTTCAGTGCTACAGGGCTAAACAGTACCAGACCGTCATATTATATGTACAATGAACGAAGAAAGTTGTTGCCACGCCCTGGGCCAAGGCCTCTGTTGCCCGGCTTCGCTACACCACTgtatgtaataatatggatttgagaTTTGCAGGTATCCAGATGTGGAATGCATTATTTAAGACGTGACCGGTCAATGTTAGCGGACGCGTCCGGACGTGTCCACGGGTGTTTGAGGGGTCGGACTTGTCAAATCAGGCGGTAGATGCTCTCGCATGTTGTTCTGCCCATTCATCTGCACCGAATGACACCAATATGCATACTAAATACATCACATTTGGCGCCACACGGACGCATTCAACTCCCATACAATTGCCACCACTCGCCAGCTGCTGTCGCTACCTCAGGCCAGAGATAAGAATCGTCGAATGGCAACGGTGATAACTACGTATACTTACGTGCCATGCATAGTGATTGTCGAGCTCTGTCCCTCCGAATATTACATGCAAAGCCAGAGCTAAAAGCATAGTACACAAGTCAGGAAAGCTATTGTAATCATTTCGCTAGGTTTAGCTGCTTACTCGGTGATGACTTCCAAGCAGACGCTCGTCGTCGCGATCGCCGTGGCCGCCCTCACCATCGCCTTCCTTCCGGGGCTCGCCGTCGCCATGGAACACGTGGTCGGCGACGACAAGGGCTGGGCCCTCGATTTCAACTACACGGCCTGGGCTGAGGCCAATCAGTTTGTGATCGGCGACACGCTAGGTAACTGCATAACCACTGAACCATTCCGTCCGCGCGTACGCTGGATCGCTCCTTCTTCTCTGCGACGAGAAACGAATTAAATTGCCTGCCTATCCCTCATGCTAATTATGTCGAGCGCAGTGTTCGAGTACGGGATCGCCGGCCACGACGTGGTGGAGGTGGGCGGGCCGGATTTCCTCGCTTGCAACCAGCCGGAGAACGCCGTCGTCTGGTCCTCCGGTGAGGACCGGGTCGCGCTCCACAAGGCCGGACCGCGGTGGTTCTTCTGCGGCACGGACCAGCACTGCGAGAGGGGGATGAAGCTCAAGATCACCGTCCTCGAGACCGCCCCACCGGCTCCCCAACCCAAGCCCCCGTTGGTTGCTCCACCGCCGTCCAGCCCCGCAGGCAAGCTGGGGGCGTGCTTGGGGGAGGCAGCTGCCGTGGTCACCGCGCTCGCCGTGGCCATGCTCGTGCTCTAGGCTCCTACTCCATCGACAAGGTTTCTACTACATATCTGACCCAGCGAGACCGTCGTGTTATTATACCGTTGTGAATTTGAGCCCTTGAATTTTTCTTCGGTCCAAGATTCATTTTTTTTTCTTAGTATGAAGGTGTGAGTGTTTTTTTTTATTACTGAAGCATTTAAAAACAGTGCATATCATATTGTTCCCTTGAAAATGGTTTTCTCTACATTTTTCTGCAACATTTTTTAATCCTGTTTTTTTTACAACACAAGCCCTCAAAGAGGGTTTTAAATTATGTTTATTTGCATCCCAAACAGTGTACAGAGATTAACTTTCCAAAAGGAAAAGATATAGAGTCTAAAGCGTGCTTGGTTTTACATTTAGAAGATTTACTGCATAAGATTGAAGGACTAGAAGAAGATCTTTGCATAAAAGCTTTCTTAGGTAGAGAATGGGCAATGAGTCAATGACATTGCAAGTCCTTGGGATAGACCTAATTTCACAAGTAGTAAAATGAGAAGATTGATTGAGAAATTTAGCAACTATTGTTCTTATCCGCCAATCTCCTTCTCAAAAAAAAAATCCGCCAATCTCCTGGACTTTCCAAAAGATTCCTTGTTGTTGCCACTTGAACAAGATTCCTGCAATCCGAAAAGAAGACAGAACAGTCCCATCCTAAAGCTTTTAACCACCAAAGCTGATAGAGTTAATCCAAGAGCTTCAGTCTGCAAAACAGAAGAAACATTTCTCGCAGCTGCTTGAACAAATATAGTATGGTTATTAGCTTTATCTTTGAGATAAACTCCAAGACCCGCTTCTTCTTTTGCAATCACCGGATTGTAAGCAGCATCACTATACGCCACAATACCTACAACTTGGTGTATATTTGGAACCCGAAAGGGAGAAGCATTATTGTGTGTCTCTAATGCATTCTGTATCTCCAGCACATTGTGCGTCGCAACTGCAACTATTATATCTACTGCATTGCAAGCATTTTAGAGTGTGCTTGCCAGTTAAGAATCAGGTAATGCTAACCGAAAAGCTAAGTCGGGCAAAGAAATGGATCGCCACTATGTCATCTCCATTACCAGTTAAATGACTCGGAGTGGCACCTCT
It encodes:
- the LOC119298226 gene encoding blue copper protein 1a-like is translated as MTSKQTLVVAIAVAALTIAFLPGLAVAMEHVVGDDKGWALDFNYTAWAEANQFVIGDTLVFEYGIAGHDVVEVGGPDFLACNQPENAVVWSSGEDRVALHKAGPRWFFCGTDQHCERGMKLKITVLETAPPAPQPKPPLVAPPPSSPAGKLGACLGEAAAVVTALAVAMLVL